Proteins encoded within one genomic window of Nitrospira sp.:
- a CDS encoding methane monooxygenase/ammonia monooxygenase subunit C — protein sequence MAASSERGYDVSQWYDSKPVKIGWFAMLAIGVFWVVYQRTFGYSHGLDSMTPEFESVWMGLWRFNILANAIFFATSIGWIWVTRDRNLANLDPKLELKRYFYWMGWLVCYIWGVYYAGSYTLEQDAAWHQVIIRDTSFTASHIVAFYGTFPLYITCGVSSYLYAQTRLPLYSQATSFPLVAAVVGPMFILPNVGLNEWGHAFWFVDELFAAPLHWGFVTLGWCGLFGAAGGVAAQIVSRMSNLADVIWNNAPKSILDPFPAQVQQGAKSVY from the coding sequence ATGGCAGCATCAAGCGAGCGGGGATATGATGTGTCGCAGTGGTACGATTCGAAGCCGGTGAAGATCGGCTGGTTTGCGATGTTGGCGATCGGGGTGTTTTGGGTGGTGTATCAGCGGACCTTCGGGTATTCGCATGGGTTGGATTCGATGACCCCGGAGTTTGAGTCGGTATGGATGGGGCTGTGGCGGTTCAACATTCTGGCCAACGCCATCTTCTTTGCCACCTCGATCGGCTGGATCTGGGTGACGCGGGATCGGAACCTGGCGAATCTGGACCCGAAGTTGGAGCTGAAGCGGTACTTTTACTGGATGGGGTGGTTGGTGTGCTACATCTGGGGCGTGTACTACGCGGGGAGCTACACGTTGGAACAGGATGCGGCGTGGCACCAAGTGATCATCCGGGACACGAGCTTCACGGCGAGCCACATTGTGGCGTTCTACGGGACGTTCCCGTTGTACATCACGTGCGGCGTGTCGAGCTACCTGTATGCGCAGACGCGGTTGCCGCTGTACAGCCAGGCGACGTCGTTTCCGTTGGTGGCGGCAGTGGTGGGGCCGATGTTCATTCTGCCGAACGTGGGACTCAACGAGTGGGGCCATGCGTTCTGGTTTGTGGATGAGCTGTTTGCGGCGCCGTTGCACTGGGGCTTCGTGACGTTAGGGTGGTGCGGGTTGTTCGGGGCGGCGGGCGGCGTCGCGGCGCAGATCGTGAGCCGGATGTCGAATCTGGCGGACGTGATCTGGAACAACGCGCCGAAGAGCATCCTGGATCCGTTCCCGGCCCAGGTGCAGCAGGGGGCCAAGAGTGTGTACTAA
- a CDS encoding glutathione peroxidase produces the protein MLIYLKILFALPGLILLGLGFSAFSTSKTYAHEKQSNAPLHAGVTTAPLYGFRLPDIDGHPVDLKTFKGKVLLIVNTASMCGNTPQYADLQEMYERYQERGFEVLAFPANDFGQQEPGTNQEIKGFCYTRYSISFPLFSKISVVGKDKHPLYRYLTEQSAFPGRVTWNFQKYLVDRSGNVIGKYDPGMNPLSPTILADVEKALTAS, from the coding sequence ATGTTGATCTACTTAAAAATTCTCTTTGCCCTCCCTGGCCTTATCCTGCTGGGACTAGGGTTTAGTGCGTTCTCGACCTCGAAAACCTATGCGCACGAGAAACAATCCAATGCGCCCTTACATGCTGGGGTCACGACGGCACCTCTCTATGGATTTCGTCTCCCAGATATCGACGGCCATCCTGTCGATCTCAAGACATTCAAGGGTAAGGTGCTGCTCATTGTGAATACCGCAAGCATGTGCGGCAATACGCCGCAGTATGCCGACCTCCAGGAAATGTACGAGCGGTATCAGGAACGGGGATTTGAGGTCCTGGCATTTCCGGCCAACGACTTCGGGCAGCAAGAGCCGGGCACAAACCAAGAAATTAAAGGATTCTGCTACACCAGATACAGCATCAGTTTCCCCCTGTTTTCTAAAATCAGCGTGGTGGGGAAAGACAAGCATCCACTCTACCGATACTTGACCGAGCAGAGTGCGTTCCCTGGCCGTGTGACGTGGAACTTCCAGAAATACTTAGTGGATCGCTCCGGGAACGTCATCGGAAAATATGACCCCGGAATGAATCCTTTGTCACCCACCATTCTGGCCGATGTGGAGAAAGCCTTGACGGCAAGCTGA
- a CDS encoding FAD-dependent oxidoreductase, with protein MSATPNVLIIGAGVAGLACTRRLTNAGLACTVLEASDGIGGRARTDRVEGFQLDRGFQVLLAGYPEAREALNYSALKLMPFHPGALIRHAGRFHVMSDPFRRPQDLPEMLLSPIGSLADKFRMLRMRRDILQQHPVSQMKDPTQPTRDVLRAYDFSDAMVMHFFRPFLSSVFLETELSTPYWIFELVWGAFCRGVTALPRDGMGAVAQQLAANLNPGTIRLNQTVQRIQGSSAMLESGEQLAADVLVVATDDATAARLRGDDRPSASARGSVTLYFDAPAAPQRGPWLMLNGDGDGVVRTVCVLSEAAPSYAPSGRALISVTVAEQIDTHTDLSQTVQGHLCSWFGSQINEWRHLRTDRIQRALPPLNACSPGNRTISPRQAEGLYLCGDYRESGTLDGALLSGRKAAEAILSDYA; from the coding sequence ATGTCCGCAACTCCAAACGTGCTCATCATCGGGGCCGGCGTTGCCGGATTAGCCTGCACGCGTCGTCTGACAAACGCAGGCCTCGCTTGCACGGTCCTTGAAGCGTCCGATGGCATCGGAGGACGTGCCCGTACGGATCGTGTCGAGGGCTTTCAACTCGATCGTGGATTTCAGGTCCTTCTTGCCGGCTATCCGGAAGCGCGCGAGGCGTTGAACTATTCTGCATTGAAGCTCATGCCGTTCCACCCCGGAGCCCTCATTCGCCACGCCGGCCGCTTTCACGTAATGAGCGATCCCTTTCGCCGGCCGCAAGATCTTCCAGAGATGTTGCTCAGTCCCATTGGCTCACTTGCCGACAAGTTCAGGATGCTGCGTATGCGACGAGACATCTTGCAGCAGCACCCCGTCTCTCAGATGAAAGACCCTACCCAGCCGACTCGCGATGTATTGCGGGCTTATGACTTTTCGGACGCTATGGTGATGCATTTTTTTCGACCGTTTCTCAGCAGCGTATTCTTGGAAACGGAATTGAGCACGCCTTACTGGATTTTTGAGCTGGTCTGGGGGGCTTTCTGCCGAGGAGTTACTGCCTTACCGCGAGACGGTATGGGCGCCGTTGCACAACAACTCGCAGCCAACCTGAACCCGGGGACAATCCGCTTGAACCAAACCGTCCAACGGATTCAGGGATCCAGCGCGATGTTGGAGTCCGGGGAACAGCTTGCAGCCGATGTCCTCGTGGTGGCGACGGATGACGCGACTGCGGCCCGTTTGCGTGGAGATGACAGACCAAGCGCCTCAGCTCGTGGCTCAGTTACGCTCTATTTCGATGCCCCCGCTGCTCCGCAACGAGGACCCTGGTTGATGTTAAATGGGGACGGTGATGGGGTGGTCCGGACGGTCTGTGTCTTGAGTGAAGCAGCGCCCTCATACGCGCCGTCTGGGCGCGCCTTGATCTCAGTAACCGTGGCTGAACAGATTGATACGCACACTGATCTGTCACAAACGGTACAGGGACATCTTTGCTCTTGGTTCGGCTCGCAGATCAACGAATGGCGTCATCTGCGGACCGATCGCATTCAGCGTGCGCTGCCCCCACTCAATGCGTGTTCACCTGGGAACCGCACCATCTCACCGCGTCAGGCTGAGGGGCTGTATCTTTGCGGAGATTACCGGGAAAGCGGGACGCTGGATGGGGCCCTGTTGTCGGGACGGAAAGCAGCTGAGGCCATCCTGTCCGATTACGCTTAA
- a CDS encoding CbiX/SirB N-terminal domain-containing protein — protein MSDSMKGVILVGHGGIPKDCPQDLVTKLKRLEAQRRAAKQPPSPEELELDQKIRRWPRTKATDPYQSGLEAVGAVLRPHLGDVLFAMAYNEFCAPTLEEAVEDVVKQGATSITVLTTMFTPGGSHSEVEIPEILEQLRPKYPDVELRYAWPFDLQLIAKTLTEQLRRWS, from the coding sequence ATGAGTGATTCGATGAAGGGGGTTATTCTTGTAGGTCATGGTGGCATCCCCAAAGACTGCCCGCAGGATCTGGTCACGAAATTGAAACGATTGGAAGCCCAACGGCGTGCGGCGAAACAGCCTCCGTCCCCTGAAGAACTGGAATTGGATCAGAAAATCCGTCGTTGGCCACGAACTAAAGCGACCGATCCTTACCAATCGGGATTAGAGGCCGTGGGGGCCGTACTGCGCCCACATCTGGGTGATGTCTTGTTTGCCATGGCCTACAACGAGTTCTGCGCTCCGACATTGGAAGAAGCAGTGGAGGATGTGGTGAAACAAGGGGCGACATCCATTACCGTGTTGACCACGATGTTCACGCCGGGCGGTTCCCATTCGGAAGTCGAGATACCGGAGATTCTTGAGCAGCTCAGGCCGAAGTATCCCGATGTCGAATTACGCTATGCCTGGCCATTCGATTTGCAACTGATCGCGAAGACTTTGACGGAGCAGCTACGGAGATGGTCGTGA
- a CDS encoding DUF523 and DUF1722 domain-containing protein, whose protein sequence is MTASPIRLGISRCLLGDEVRFDGGHKQDHFLTDVLGRYVEWVSVCPEVEAGLGIPREAMRLVGNPRQPRLITITSQQDHTAAMETMIEERLDALNKLNLSGFVFKRGSPSCGVERVRVYTPQGMPSHSGAGVFAKAFRDAFPLIPVEEEGRLCDSALRENFIERVFCYRRLQDLLQNGLNRQELIRFHTIHKYLLLSHSPQHYKTMGQLVAQAERYRPKDLTVKYADLFMKTLAVRATVRKHVNVLQHIVGHFKKRMSPREKAELLGVINDYHQGLTPLIVPLTLLKHYVQVFDVSYIRDQVYLHPHPKELMLRNHV, encoded by the coding sequence ATGACGGCTTCCCCGATTCGCCTTGGCATCAGCCGGTGTCTGCTCGGAGATGAAGTTCGCTTCGACGGAGGACATAAACAGGACCATTTCCTGACGGATGTATTGGGTCGTTATGTCGAGTGGGTATCAGTCTGTCCCGAGGTGGAAGCGGGATTGGGTATCCCTCGCGAAGCCATGCGGTTGGTTGGGAATCCACGGCAACCCCGACTCATCACGATTACGAGCCAGCAGGATCACACTGCCGCGATGGAGACGATGATTGAGGAGCGTCTCGACGCTCTCAACAAATTGAACCTCTCAGGTTTTGTCTTCAAACGAGGTTCACCCAGTTGCGGGGTCGAACGGGTGCGTGTGTATACGCCGCAGGGGATGCCGAGTCACAGTGGCGCGGGAGTCTTCGCAAAGGCCTTTCGAGATGCATTTCCTCTTATTCCTGTCGAAGAGGAAGGCAGGCTCTGCGACTCGGCACTCAGAGAGAACTTTATCGAGCGTGTGTTTTGCTATCGTCGACTGCAGGACCTGCTACAAAATGGGCTCAACAGGCAAGAGCTCATTCGCTTTCACACGATCCACAAGTATTTGTTGCTGTCCCACAGCCCACAGCACTACAAGACGATGGGGCAGCTCGTCGCTCAGGCAGAACGGTATCGCCCTAAGGACCTGACGGTGAAGTATGCCGATCTCTTTATGAAGACGTTGGCCGTGAGAGCGACGGTACGGAAACATGTGAATGTCTTGCAACATATCGTCGGCCACTTCAAGAAACGAATGAGTCCACGTGAAAAGGCCGAGCTGTTGGGTGTGATCAATGACTATCATCAGGGACTCACTCCCCTGATCGTTCCGTTGACGCTGCTGAAGCACTACGTTCAGGTCTTCGACGTGAGCTACATCCGTGACCAGGTGTATCTTCATCCGCATCCCAAGGAACTGATGTTGCGGAATCATGTGTAG